The window TGGTCCAGTCGACCAGCTATCCCGCCAACGACAATCTGATGGAGCTGCTCATCATGATCGACGCGCTGAAGCGCGCGTCGGCGAAGCGGATCACCGCGGTGGTGCCCTATTTCGGCTACGCGCGGCAGGACCGGAAGCCCGGGCCGCGCACGCCCATTTCTGCCAAGCTGGTCGCCAACCTCATCACTACCGCGGGGGCGGACCGGGTGCTGTCGGTCGACCTTCACGCCGGGCAGATCCAGGGCTTCTTCGACATCCCGACCGACAATCTCTTCGCCGCGCCGGTGATGAGCGCGGACATCCGCTCGCGCTTCGGCGAGAAGAACCTGATGGTCGTCTCCCCCGACGTCGGCGGCGTGGTGCGCGCGCGCGCTCTCTCCAAGCGGCTCGACAACGCGCCGCTGGCGATCGTCGACAAGCGGCGCGAGCGGGCGGGCGAGTCGGAGGTGATGAACATCATCGGCGACGTCGAGGGGCGCTTCTGCATCCTGATCGACGATATCGTCGATTCGGCGGGGACGCTGTGCAATGCCGCCGCGGCGCTGAAGGAAGCGGGCGCGGAGGATGTCGTCGCCTATGTCACCCACGGCGTGCTGTCGGGCGGCGCGGTGGCGCGGGTCGAGGGGTCGGCGCTGCACGAGCTGGTCATCACCGATTCGATCGGCAATCAGGACGCGATCAAGGGCGCGGCGAAGATTCGCCATCTGACGATCGCGCCACTGCTGGCGGAAGCGATCCGGCGGATCGCGGACGAATCGAGCGTGTCTTCGCTCTTCGATTAAGGCATCGGACGCGAGGGCGCGCGAGCGTCAAACGCAACACAAAGCGATCCGCCCGGCCGGCGCGCCGCAGGCGAGTCCGACAAGCCTGTCCTGAGTTTCCGGCGCGTCGCCCCAGCCACACCGGCATCCCCGCGCAGGCGGGGATCCAGACGCGCAGGCCTCCGCGAAGGCCGCGACGTCAGCGGTTCTGGATTCCCGCCTTCGCGGGAATGACAAGGTGTGTGGTGCAAAACCCGCCGCGGCAAAGCCGCCCTTCGACTGCCTGCCAAGGCAGGCGCTCAGGACAGGCTATGTCGGACGGGTTCGGGGATGCCGACCCGCCGGCCGGTCGATCGGTTCGCTGTGCGATCGGCGCTACGCGCCTACCGATTCGACAGCGCGACGATATGATCGAACACCGCCGGGTGCAGCGGCTTCGAGAAGGCGCAGCCGTAGCGCGTCTTGTCGCGCCATGCGACCACCGCCTCCAGCGCGGCGAGCCCCGGCAGCGTCAGCCACACGGTCGTGCCCGGCCACAGGGTGAAGCTGGTCTGCGCACGAAAGCCGGTGACCGACAGGTCGATCACGTCGATCTCGAACCGCGTCGTCCCGCGATCGCGCAGGTGCGCACGCATCGTCACCGCCCGGCGCAGCGCGTGGCGGCTTTCCTCCGATTCCGAATCGGCGGACGTGGTGGGGAACGGGATCGCCTTTTCCATGACCCCGGACCCTGCCAGCGGACGGTTAATCTTCTGCAAACGCGGGTGTGGCGGTGCCCGTCGAGCGTCTCACCCCGGCACGCCCGCGCCGCTTCAGCTCGGCCTTCAGATCCTCCGGGCGCGGCGCGACCAGGAAGCCGAAGCTGACGTTGCCCTCGCGGGTCTCGACGACATGGTGCAGCCGGTGCGCCTGGACGATCCGCTTCATGTAGCGCGACGTCGGCAGATAGCGCGTCGGCAGGCGGCGGTGGACGATCACGTCGTGGAACCCGAAATAGATCGCGCCATACGCCGCGATCCCCGCGCCGATCCAGGTGAACCCCGGCCACCAGCCCAGCTGCACGCCGCCGAGCAGCAGCACGATCGACGGCACCGCGAAGATGACCGCGTAGAGGTCGTTCAGCTCCCAGTTGCCGGTGCGCGGGCGATGGTGGCTTTCGTGCAGGAACCAGCCGGGCCCGTGCATGACCCAGCGGTGCATGACATAGGCGAAACCCTCCATCAGCGCGACGGTGAGGAGGAAAAGGAGTGTGGCGGCCCACCAGGACATGCGCGCGATATAGCCATCCTGCGGACCAATCGCTACGTCGCAGCGCATCATGACCGACGATATCCGCACCGCCGCCCTCGAATCCAAGGCCTGGCCGTATGAGGAGGCGCGCAAGCTCCTCAAGCGCTATCCCGACGGCAAGATGGATGGTGCGCCGATCCTGTTCGAGACCGGCTACGGCCCGTCGGGGCTGCCGCATATCGGCACCTTCAACGAGGTGCTGCGCACCACGATGGTGCGCAACGCCTTCCACGCCCTGTCGGACCAGCCGACGCGGCTGATCGCGTTCAGCGACGATATGGACGGGCTGCGCAAGGTGCCCGACAACGTCCCCAACGGCGACATGCTGCGCGAATTCCTGGGCAAGCCGCTGACGAAGATCCCCGATCCGTTCGGGAAGTTCGACAGCTTCGCTGCGCACAACAATGCGATGCTGCGCGATTTCCTCGACCGCTACGGCTTCGATTACGAATTCGCGTCCTCGACCGACTATTACACCTCCGGCCGGTTCGACGACGCGATCCGCGGCGTGCTGCGGCATTGGCGGGGGGTGATGGACGTCATGCTGCCGACGCTGCGCGCGGAGCGGCGCGCGACCTATTCGCCGGTGCTGCCGATCAGCCCGACGACGGGCGTCGTGCTGCAGGTGCCGGTCGAGGTGGTGGATGCCGACGCGGGCACGATCGCCTTCGTCGACGAGGACGGCGAGCGGGTCGTCCAGTCTGCGCTGGGGGGATTGAGCAAGCTCCAGTGGAAGGTCGACTGGGCGATGCGCTGGGTGGCACTCGGCGTCGATTACGAGATGGCGGGCAAGGACCTGATCGATTCGGTGGTCCAGTCGTCGAAGATCGCGCGCGTGCTGGGCGGGCGCCCGCCGGAGGGCTTCAATTACGAGATGTTCCTCGACGAAAAGGGCGAGAAGATCTCCAAGTCGAAAGGCAACGGCCTGTCGATCGAGCAATGGCTGACCTATGGCCCGGAGGAAAGCCTCGCCTTCTACATCTACCGCGAGCCCAAGAAGGCCAAGCAGCTCCACATGGGCGTGATCCCGCGTGCGGTGGACGATTACTGGCAGTTCCGCGGCAATTATGCGGGGCAGGCGGTGAAGGAGCGGCTCGGCAACCCGGTACACCACGTCCACGACGGCACGCTGCCGGCGGGCACGCTGCCGGTGACGTTCGGGCTGCTGCTCAACCTGGTCGGGGTGATGGGCGAGGGCGCGACCCGCGAACAGGTGTGGGCGTATCTGGCGAACTATGTCGCGGATGCGACGCCCGCGGCCTATCCCGAGCTGGACCGGCTGATAGGCCATGCGCTGGCCTATCACCGCGACGTGATCGCCCCGACGCTGTCGCGGCGCGCGCCCGAAGGAGTCGAGGTCGCGGCGCTGGAGCGGCTCGACGCCGATTTGGCCACTCTGGGCGAGGAGGCGAGCGCGGAGGACATCCAGAACGCGGTCTATGAGATCGGCAAGACGGGCGGGTTCGCGGAACTGCGCGACTGGTTCAAGGCGCTGTACGAGACGCTGCTGGGCTCGAGCCAGGGGCCGCGGATGGGGAGCTTCATCCGGCTGTACGGGGTCGCGAACACGAGGAAGCTGATCGCCGAGGCGCTGGGGAAGGCGTAACGCGCGCCGTCACCCCGGACTTGATCCGGGGTCCCGCTTCTTCTGCACCGTGGGCGATCAAGCGGGACCCCGGGTCAAGCCCGGGGTGACGAGAGTTTCAATGACGATGGGGGGATGTCACCGCGCCAGTTGCGGAAATCCGGCGCGAAAGCCTGCGACCTTCGGCTTGTCCCAGCGCACGATATACGGATGCGTCGGGTTCCGGCGGTAGAAGTCCTGATGGTACGCCTCCGCCGGATAGAAGGCGCCGCTCTCCAGCTTCGTCGCGATCGGCTTTGCGAAGGCGTGGGCGCGGGTCAGCTGCGCGATATAGGCGGCCGCCACCGCGCGCTGCTGCGGCGACTGCGGGAAGATCGCGGAGCGGTAGCTGGGCCCCGTGTCCGGCCCCTGGCGATTCACCTGCGTCGGGTCGTGCGCGATCGCGAAATAGACGCGCAGCAGCGTGGCGTAGCTGACGGCGCGCGGGTCGTAGGTGATGCGCACCGCCTCGGCATGGCCGGTCGTCTCGCTGCTGACCGCGTCGTAATTGGCGGTGGCGCGGGTGCCGCCGGCATAACCGGCGGTGACGTCGCTGACGCCCTTCACCTGGCTGAACACCGCCTCCATCCCCCAGAAGCAACCGCCCGCGAAGACCGCGGTGGCGCGGGTGCCCGCGGCGGGCACGTCCTGCGTCGCTGGCGGGAGGGGAAGCGCCCGCTCGGCCGCGGCGGGGGCGCAGGCGGAGAGCAGGAGCGGGACGAGGGCGAGGTGGCGGCGGTGCATGGGGAGGATATGGGAAGGCCCGACCTTCTTTCCAGCATCACCCTCACCCTTCCCACGGCGTCCGGCGGCGGGCCCCTTCGCTCTCCCGCCGGAAGGGTGAGGGCGCTCCTCAGTGCTTCGACGTTACCGCACCACCGCGGCCGTCGCCGCATAGGGGTTCGCCGGCATTTCCGGCTGTGCGGCGTGCACCGCGACCATACCCATCGCACCCAGCAGGAATCCGCCGGTGAACTGCCAGGCGAAGCGGGACTTGAACAGGCGGGTCATCGTGTCGTCTTTCTTCTTGCGGCCGTCTGTGCGGCGTGATCGATTCCGGGCGATCCGGCCGATCGGCGGGATCGCGGAACCGTCATTGCCCCATGTCGGCTGAACCGACGATGGCGGCATCGTTCATCGCAGCGATATAGAAGCGCGCGACGATCGCGGAAACGACGCTATTCGAAAGACATCGTTTCCCCGATCGTGCCTCAGCGCAGCGCCGCGCAGGCCGCCTGGATGCGCCGGCAGGCCTCGGTCAGGATCGCCTCGGAGGTCGCATAGCTGATCCGCATCGCGGGCGACAGGCCGAACGCGACGCCCTGCACCGCGGCGACCTTCGCATCGTCGAGCAGGTAGCCGACGAAGTCGCTGTCGCTCTCGATCGTCTTGCCGCCCGGGGTCGTCCTGCCGATCACGCCCGCGACGCCCGGATAGACGTAGAAGGCGCCCTCCGGCATCGGGCAGTCGATCCCCTCGGCATCGTTCAGCATCCGCACCACAAGGTCGCGGCGCTTCTGGAAGGCGGCGGCGCGCTCTTTCAGGAACGACTGGTCGCCGTTCAGCGCGGCCACCGCCGCGGCCTGCGCGATCGAGCACGGGTTGCTGGTCGATTGCGACTGGAGCTTCGCCATCGCCTTGATGAGCCACGGTGCGCCCGCGGCGAAACCGATCCGCCACCCGGTCATCGCATAGGCCTTAGAGCAGCCGTTGACCGTCAGCGTGCG of the Sphingomonas adhaesiva genome contains:
- the msrA gene encoding peptide-methionine (S)-S-oxide reductase MsrA, giving the protein MHRRHLALVPLLLSACAPAAAERALPLPPATQDVPAAGTRATAVFAGGCFWGMEAVFSQVKGVSDVTAGYAGGTRATANYDAVSSETTGHAEAVRITYDPRAVSYATLLRVYFAIAHDPTQVNRQGPDTGPSYRSAIFPQSPQQRAVAAAYIAQLTRAHAFAKPIATKLESGAFYPAEAYHQDFYRRNPTHPYIVRWDKPKVAGFRAGFPQLAR
- a CDS encoding sterol desaturase family protein, encoding MSWWAATLLFLLTVALMEGFAYVMHRWVMHGPGWFLHESHHRPRTGNWELNDLYAVIFAVPSIVLLLGGVQLGWWPGFTWIGAGIAAYGAIYFGFHDVIVHRRLPTRYLPTSRYMKRIVQAHRLHHVVETREGNVSFGFLVAPRPEDLKAELKRRGRAGVRRSTGTATPAFAED
- a CDS encoding PilZ domain-containing protein, translated to MEKAIPFPTTSADSESEESRHALRRAVTMRAHLRDRGTTRFEIDVIDLSVTGFRAQTSFTLWPGTTVWLTLPGLAALEAVVAWRDKTRYGCAFSKPLHPAVFDHIVALSNR
- a CDS encoding ribose-phosphate pyrophosphokinase — encoded protein: MKLMTGNSNLPLARAISAYLEVPLTEALVRRFADEEIFVEIMENVRGEDAFVVQSTSYPANDNLMELLIMIDALKRASAKRITAVVPYFGYARQDRKPGPRTPISAKLVANLITTAGADRVLSVDLHAGQIQGFFDIPTDNLFAAPVMSADIRSRFGEKNLMVVSPDVGGVVRARALSKRLDNAPLAIVDKRRERAGESEVMNIIGDVEGRFCILIDDIVDSAGTLCNAAAALKEAGAEDVVAYVTHGVLSGGAVARVEGSALHELVITDSIGNQDAIKGAAKIRHLTIAPLLAEAIRRIADESSVSSLFD
- a CDS encoding lysine--tRNA ligase; amino-acid sequence: MTDDIRTAALESKAWPYEEARKLLKRYPDGKMDGAPILFETGYGPSGLPHIGTFNEVLRTTMVRNAFHALSDQPTRLIAFSDDMDGLRKVPDNVPNGDMLREFLGKPLTKIPDPFGKFDSFAAHNNAMLRDFLDRYGFDYEFASSTDYYTSGRFDDAIRGVLRHWRGVMDVMLPTLRAERRATYSPVLPISPTTGVVLQVPVEVVDADAGTIAFVDEDGERVVQSALGGLSKLQWKVDWAMRWVALGVDYEMAGKDLIDSVVQSSKIARVLGGRPPEGFNYEMFLDEKGEKISKSKGNGLSIEQWLTYGPEESLAFYIYREPKKAKQLHMGVIPRAVDDYWQFRGNYAGQAVKERLGNPVHHVHDGTLPAGTLPVTFGLLLNLVGVMGEGATREQVWAYLANYVADATPAAYPELDRLIGHALAYHRDVIAPTLSRRAPEGVEVAALERLDADLATLGEEASAEDIQNAVYEIGKTGGFAELRDWFKALYETLLGSSQGPRMGSFIRLYGVANTRKLIAEALGKA